One window from the genome of Anolis sagrei isolate rAnoSag1 chromosome 4, rAnoSag1.mat, whole genome shotgun sequence encodes:
- the LKAAEAR1 gene encoding protein LKAAEAR1, translating into MSKAETLQRSKPLARFKKASPTNEVSKMTPEQTARYLAFADPCNPKVKAMLAATLMKDRKLVGEEEKQAEENNLIGILKAAEARNRLRNARLQHQNLRAQEINFLVSFQRNAKGAVRLEVFLPPRRNMVKLSDCMNTVQRGRIEEILEDETGEIFIRRP; encoded by the exons ATGTCCAAAGCAGAAACGCTTCAGAGAAGCAAACCTCTCGCCCGCTTTAAGAAGGCTTCTCCCACCAACGAAGTCAGCAAAATGACTCCCGAACAGACTGCGCGCTACTTGGCCTTTGCTGATCCCTGCAATCCCAAAGTGAAGGCAATGTTGGCCGCCACACTTATGAAGGACAGGAAGCTTGtcggggaggaggagaagcaggcgGAAGAGAATAACCTCATTGGGATCCTCAAGGCCGCCGAGGCTCGGAACCGCCTCCGCAACGCAAGGCTCCAGCACCAGAATCTGAGA gCGCAAGAGATCAATTTCCTGGTCTCCTTCCAGAGAAATGCTAAAGGCGCTGTGAGACTGGAGGTCTTCCTTCCTCCCAGGAGGAACATGGTAAAGTTATCCGACTGCATGAACACAGTCCAG aGAGGGCGGATTGAAGAGATCCTGGAGGATGAAACGGGTGAGATCTTTATCAGGAGGCCTTGA